The DNA window tattattttgagagagagagtgagagagcatgagcaggagaggggcagagagaaaggggagacacagaacctgaagcaggctccaagactctgagctgtcagcacagagccagatgcggggtttGAAATCACGAAccatgtgggatcatgacctgagccggagtcggatacttaaccaacggagccacccaggtgccccagttaatttttttcatgtttatttatttatttttgagggagagagagtgtgggggaggagcggagaaagagagagagagagagagaaccccaagcggTGAGCGCAGAGTCCGATGTAGGGCTCCatatcacaaaccgtgagagttagacacttaaccgacattaatataatataatctaAATTAATGCAGCTACCATGTCGACACCATGGCTTTCAGATGTCTTCCAGCTCCAAAGACTTTTCAATCTCGGCTGAATGTGCAGAATTCCCCCAAGTTCCAAACCCCCTCCTTTGGGTAACCGCAGGGCAGGGCCCTCAGTGCCCCAGGGGAAGCGAGGCATTGctggacttgtgtgtgtgtgagaaggagGGACCATCTATCAAAGTTTGGTGCGAGCTCCAGGGATGTGGGAGAGACGGAGCGCTGGGACTCAGATGCGTAAAACAGCCCCTTGCCACCTCGAAtcccaccccagcacccccatgTCTGGCTACCTGAATGgcccagggcaggtgggaggggaggggagttgcTCCTGGCTGTGCCAGAAAGACAACCCTGAGCTTGGGCAGccagcaggaggtgggggggccCCTGCCGGTGCCACCCTGCAGCCCTGGGTCCAAAGGCTCCTGTTCTTTCGCGGGTCCTGGAGGCTTCACCTGGAGGGGAGAtggctctctccccctccttatCTAAGGCGCCCGGGCTCCGGTGCGCTAGCGGGTCCCTCCTGAACCTCTGAGCTGTGCATCTGGGGACACCTGGCCTGTCTCCACTGAAGCCCCAGCCCCTCTGGCACCCAGGGGTCTGGCCGAGGAAGCACTTTGTCTATCTGGATTTAGGCGTGACCCTTTGCATGTCTGGAGCTGTTGCGGCCTCAGTGACTcatcagggaaggagggagggtggggctgAGCTGTGGGTGAGGGTGAGCTGGCTCTCGTCTCCGCCCCCCTGCCGACTGCTGGCTCAGGACCAGGAtactgggcagagagaaggggcccTGCTCGAGGAGGAAGAGTGGGGTGCTAAGGGGGTTATGGCTTCCGAGATGAGAGCAGCCCTCGGACTGGAAGCCTTTTCCATGCCTGCCCTTCCCGGCTGGGCTCCCTGTCTGCAGGGCTGGCTTCCCGGTGCTGGCCACCGGGCAGAGGCGCCTTTCACGTGCAGCTTCGCTGTTTGTTGGGAAGGGTCCTCGTGACTTCCTGTGGTGGCTCTCCTGCTTGGCATATCTGTCCGTCCGGAGGGATGGGGATTACCCAACTCACCCTGGTGCCCACAGGCCACTCACCGCGTAGGCGGCACCTGTGTCATAAGTATTGCCTGTATGAGTTCATGGCGGGGGGAGGACTGGGGTCTATGTGATCTGCCTGACCCCACAACTGCTAAGTGCCCGTGAGTTTCCAAGAGACACAGTCCCATCCTCGGAGGCAAACTCTAACCCTTTCAAGAAAGCTGgcaaaggggcccctgggtggctcggtcagctgggcatccgacttcggctccagtcctgatctcacggtttgtgagttcgagccctgcatcgaactctgtgctgggagcctggaggatttgtgttttccccctttctgcccctcctttacttgcactgtgtctctctccctttctctctctcaaaaataaacataaaaaaaaaaaaagctggccaATAATAGGTTCTTTTtgcccctttctttccttttatatttcatccccccacccaccagaaGGCTCATAAAGCTTCTGGAACATTCTGAGGCTAAATGGGTCACGCCCAGAGCACCTTGCTCATAATTTATATCCGGGGCAGGAACTAAGTCTTTTAAATCTCCCCATCTGGCACATGGAGGGCATCCAGGAAACGTGGGGAGGATGTGCGAGGGACATTAGGTACAATCTAACGCGGCGTGgaatggggggcggggtggcGCTGTGTGTCCCTTGCTGGTTTTCTCTGCCGTGTCTGGTACAGTGTTGGACATGCAAGATGCTATCAGGGTACATGTATTGATCGATCGGTGGACTAATTTCTGAATGTAAACAGCTTCAGGGTGGGGCTTTGGGTGAAGCTCGGCGTGATTTttagcacccctccccccatggttTCACAGACCATGCTTCTGGGTGACAGTGCCACCACCGTTCTCTGTGGGTGGCTGTGGGCCCTGGCTGTATCCAGAGTCCCGCCTCGTGTCTTCCCAGGGCACCTGTGCCGCTGACAGCTCATCCTGTGGCCAGAGGGCATCTTTGCTCCGAAGTGCCTATGGGGCGCTGGCTCAGGGCCCAGTGTGGGCAGCCAGATGGGCCCTGACTCACCGTGACCCCGAGGCAGCTCAGCTGTATTCAGGCCTCTGGGGCGGGGGCCGGCCCTGGAGGGCTTGGGCCTTCTTTTTTGTCAGCTGCTATGCCCAGAGCTCCCAGCTGGTGAGGGTCCCCCCTGGTCCTCAGGACTGGGTTAGATCGGGTGAGCCAGCGTCATTGTGTGTCACCAGGGGAAGGAGGGCACCACCGTTCTTGTCATCAGGGCTGCCACTCACCCCCAGTGCTGGGGAACGGGTGACTGCTGCAGACCTGATTCGGTGTAGGGGAGACCGTTGTGGACTCAGAGCCCAGGCTGAGTGGTGCTCTCACTGTGGGCCCCGAGAtgactgccccccgcccccgcagtcTCAGTctttgcatctgtaaaatggggatggtaacaTGGCCCTCCTGGAGCTGTTAGAAAGAACCCACCGAGGGAGGTGTGTATGGGGAAGCTCGTGTGCACCAGAGCTTTTCACACACGCTCTTTCTCCTTCAGTCCTCTGGGAGGTCCTGTACCATCTCCATTTTTCACAGACGAGGAAACGGATGTTGAGAGAAGTCGAGTGGCTTGGCTagggtgacacacacacacacagctgggaAGATGCTGAGCCAGGGTGGGTAGCTTGAGTCTGGCCTCCCCTGAACCCCCCCTTTCCGTGATCCTGGGCTGGAGAGACACGTCTGAATAGGATGACAGTGCAGAAGGTTGAGGCTTTGGTCTGGCCTGGAGAGCAGAGCACTCCACCATCTTTTGCGCTCAGGGTCCTGGGCAACCCCGTTGTTGGGTGTGAGCATCCCTGTCTGCTTTTCCCTAGGCCGGTGACCGAGATTCCCGACGAGAGAGACtgagaagacaggaaggaggggCGGGCTCCTGGCAAGGCATCCGCTCCAGAACTGAGTCCTGCAAAAGGTCCgtgggagggagggtgtgggggaggggacgggccCTCTGTGGCATTGGGAGGCAGGGCCCTGTGGAAGGGATGAGGGGCTGGCTACCATCGAGGTCGGTTGCAACCAGTGTGCACTTTCCAAATTCTCTCTGGTGCCTTGGGACATTTGCACAGTGGAGTCAGGCCCCTCGGAGACACTGCTTCATTCCCCGGGAGCTCACAGCAGCAGAGATTCTTGGCTTTCTCATCTCCTCGAGCCTCCACAGTCCTGAGCCCCGTTTCCTTACCTCATCCccagatggagaaggaggaggaaacgACCCGGGAGCTGCTGCTGCCCAACTGGCAGGGCAGCGGCTCCCACGGGCTCACCATCGCCCAGAGGGACGACGGTGTCTTTGTGCAGGAGGTGATGCAGAACTCCCCTGCGGCCCGCACTGGGGTGGTCAAGGAGGGTGAGTCACGCCAGGGTGCGGGCTGGGTGCTGTggtgggatggaggaggggggtgggcggAAGGGCACAGTCCTGGGGGCGTCAGGATGGTCGGTCCCCgagccccaccctcccctgccccctctgtGTCCATTGGGGCAGGCGGCAGCGGAGGGTGGGGGGGATGTCGTCCCCAGTCCCAGGGGCTCCACTGCTCTCCCGCTTTGGACAAATTAGTTGGCCTcactcagcctcagtttcttcttctgtaccACATGCCGTACCGCACCTGCCTTGAGGGGTGTTTGTGAGGTGCATTAGACGTAAGTCAGTCCGAGGCCCCGGCACGGGGTGGCTGTGTGCTATTTCCCTGAGACCCTCACCCGCTTCTTGCTCCTCCCTGTTCAGGGGACCAGATTGTGGGTGCCACCATCTACTTTGACAACCTGCAGTCAGGTGAGGTGACGCAGCTGCTGAACACCATGGGGCACCACACCGTGGGCCTGAAGCTTCACCGCAAGGGGGACCGCTCCCCCGAGCCCGGCCAGACCTGGACCCATGAAGTCTTCAGCTCGCACAGCTCCGAGGTGGTTCTGGTGAGTGCCTCGGCGGCCCGTCTGCACCCTGAGCTCCCTCTGGCCACGCCCACCTGCCGGCCACGTCCCGAGCCTTGCGTCTGCCTGCTGGACGTCTCCTGTggttccttcttctcttttctctcttgtgtATTCTCTGTCGAGCCAGTCTGTGGGTTCctatttgtgtgtggtgtgtggctAATGTCGCTCTGAATTGTCTTCCGTCAGGGTGCCCCCAGTGTGGGAACCCAACCCCCGCTGTCGGGTCCTAGATGCGAGGAGGAAGGGCACCTGCTTTGCGGGAATCTTCAAAGTAGTCTCACAGGTGCCCAGCACTGGGCAGCGGTTTTCAACTTCCAGAGGCCCGGACTCAGAGGCTGGGCAGCAAAGTGCCTGAGGGACATTTCCTGGCTCCTTCTACTGGCTTGTTTACTTAACACAGAACGGGACCTCGAAGGGACAGTGTTAATCCACACACAGTGAGTCTCAACAAATGCCTTCTGCAAGGTCCCTGGGAGGATTCTCCTTTCCGATTAAATAAGCCAGTGAGTTGAGAGTCGAGAGCCT is part of the Suricata suricatta isolate VVHF042 chromosome 11, meerkat_22Aug2017_6uvM2_HiC, whole genome shotgun sequence genome and encodes:
- the AHNAK gene encoding neuroblast differentiation-associated protein AHNAK isoform X14, with amino-acid sequence MEKEEETTRELLLPNWQGSGSHGLTIAQRDDGVFVQEVMQNSPAARTGVVKEGDQIVGATIYFDNLQSGEVTQLLNTMGHHTVGLKLHRKGDRSPEPGQTWTHEVFSSHSSEVVLGCSSGQEENRPLRKLFW
- the AHNAK gene encoding neuroblast differentiation-associated protein AHNAK isoform X13 codes for the protein MEKEEETTRELLLPNWQGSGSHGLTIAQRDDGVFVQEVMQNSPAARTGVVKEGDQIVGATIYFDNLQSGEVTQLLNTMGHHTVGLKLHRKGDRSPEPGQTWTHEVFSSHSSEVVLNTPQPSAPGCKDQTKPEEAGSRAGAVSISIPNAGL